The following are encoded in a window of Roseibium sp. Sym1 genomic DNA:
- the lspA gene encoding signal peptidase II, with the protein MRPILLVGLAGVAIAFFVDQVSKSIIVANKASLTPSVSVFPGFNLTYLQNSGVSFGLLGEAPWFVLVGLAIAVCVWLSVLLIRAESRFEALAYGMIIGGALGNVTDRLRYRAVTDFLDFYLRAAHWPSFNMADVFVVGGVGLLLLSPWLAARHAGSS; encoded by the coding sequence ATGAGACCAATTCTGCTGGTCGGGTTGGCAGGCGTTGCAATTGCGTTCTTTGTGGATCAGGTATCGAAGTCGATTATCGTCGCAAACAAAGCTAGTTTGACACCCAGTGTCTCCGTCTTTCCTGGTTTCAATCTTACTTACTTGCAGAACAGCGGCGTGTCATTTGGACTGCTGGGTGAAGCGCCCTGGTTTGTTCTTGTCGGGCTGGCGATTGCCGTTTGCGTCTGGTTGTCGGTGCTTTTGATCCGTGCAGAAAGCAGGTTCGAGGCCCTGGCTTATGGAATGATCATTGGTGGTGCTCTCGGAAATGTCACGGATCGGCTGCGATATCGCGCAGTGACTGACTTCCTTGACTTCTACTTACGCGCAGCACATTGGCCGTCCTTCAATATGGCCGATGTTTTCGTGGTCGGTGGCGTGGGATTGTTACTTCTTTCTCCGTGGTTGGCCGCTCGACATGCTGGTTCCAGCTGA
- a CDS encoding DUF411 domain-containing protein, with protein MKKCLTALMFTLALSSSTQAFADQSLVEVRKTNGCGCCLAWMEHLEENGFNTTGEDMFAGPLTRFKIDNGVPQRMASCHTALVDGYVIEGHVPATDIGRLLSERTDAIGLAVPEMPLGSPGMDQSDVREAYDVFLIQRDGSTEIFASYASN; from the coding sequence ATGAAAAAATGTCTCACTGCTCTCATGTTCACTCTTGCATTGTCGTCATCTACGCAGGCTTTCGCTGACCAAAGTCTAGTCGAGGTCCGCAAGACCAACGGTTGCGGCTGTTGCCTGGCTTGGATGGAGCATCTTGAGGAAAATGGTTTCAATACGACCGGCGAGGACATGTTTGCCGGACCGTTGACGCGGTTCAAGATCGACAATGGCGTGCCCCAGCGAATGGCCTCTTGCCACACGGCACTTGTTGACGGCTATGTAATCGAGGGTCATGTGCCAGCGACCGATATTGGCCGTCTGCTATCAGAACGTACAGACGCGATTGGTCTCGCCGTGCCCGAGATGCCGCTCGGCTCACCGGGCATGGACCAGAGTGACGTGCGAGAAGCCTATGATGTGTTCCTCATTCAGCGGGACGGTTCGACGGAAATCTTCGCGAGTTATGCCAGCAATTGA
- a CDS encoding SCO family protein — MRQRRLLEYGVLGVAAISFILFVGWWRVDGPGAPEPSDRRPLDFPAMEFRLTDHAGNAVGPEVLTGRATMVFFGFTFCPDVCPTTLSDISSWLEMMGEDSDQLNVIFITVDPERDTVDAMAEYVGYFDANIRGWTGTNEQIAVAADMFRVTYEKVPTDGEDYTMNHTASVFLFKADGQFSGAIDYHETRETAVPKIRRAMTEKEEVPQ; from the coding sequence ATGCGGCAACGGCGTTTGCTTGAGTATGGCGTGCTTGGCGTCGCGGCAATCAGCTTTATTCTTTTCGTCGGCTGGTGGCGTGTCGATGGTCCGGGTGCACCGGAACCTTCCGATCGGCGTCCCCTTGATTTTCCTGCGATGGAGTTTCGGCTCACTGACCACGCAGGAAACGCGGTGGGCCCTGAAGTCCTAACCGGCCGCGCGACGATGGTGTTTTTCGGTTTCACTTTCTGTCCCGACGTTTGCCCCACCACGCTCTCGGACATATCGAGTTGGCTTGAGATGATGGGCGAGGACTCGGACCAACTTAATGTGATTTTCATTACAGTTGACCCCGAACGCGATACCGTCGACGCAATGGCTGAGTATGTGGGTTACTTTGACGCGAACATCCGGGGTTGGACCGGAACGAATGAGCAAATCGCGGTAGCGGCAGATATGTTCCGGGTCACCTATGAAAAGGTACCGACAGACGGTGAAGACTACACCATGAACCATACCGCGAGCGTCTTCTTGTTCAAAGCAGACGGTCAGTTTTCTGGGGCTATCGACTACCACGAGACCCGAGAAACCGCAGTGCCCAAAATTCGCCGCGCAATGACTGAAAAAGAGGAAGTGCCTCAATGA
- a CDS encoding copper chaperone PCu(A)C — protein sequence MRMVLSQTLAALVIIIGFSAASVAGSDKVLIEDAWSRASIGTSRPGVAYMKIRNTGDLAVTLRSIGTDIALKPEIHRTSTTNQGVSSMTPVGEIEIAPGKAVILEPGGLHAMLMGLQRKMTEGESFLMTLAFSDGGEVTVEIPILGIAARGPES from the coding sequence ATGAGAATGGTACTGTCCCAAACGCTGGCCGCACTCGTAATAATCATAGGGTTCTCTGCCGCCTCCGTGGCAGGCTCAGACAAAGTGCTAATTGAGGATGCATGGTCTCGCGCATCCATCGGTACCAGTCGTCCCGGTGTGGCCTACATGAAAATCCGTAATACCGGCGACCTTGCAGTAACGCTGAGAAGCATTGGTACGGATATTGCGCTGAAACCTGAAATTCACCGGACATCAACGACTAACCAAGGTGTGAGCTCCATGACGCCTGTCGGCGAAATCGAAATTGCTCCGGGAAAAGCAGTGATTCTGGAACCAGGAGGACTTCATGCGATGCTGATGGGGCTGCAACGGAAAATGACCGAGGGTGAAAGTTTCCTTATGACCCTGGCTTTTTCCGATGGTGGTGAAGTAACAGTCGAGATTCCAATCCTTGGCATCGCCGCACGTGGACCCGAGAGCTGA
- a CDS encoding DsbA family protein has protein sequence MKRRALILSVLALGSASFVGAAWYVKRQAPLESAQSLVSEGNEVLVRPYSPVLGPENAPVTIVEFFDPACEACRAFHPIVKDLLAQHEPAVRVVMRYTPFHGAASEEAIRILEAARMQGVFEPVLEAVLREQPRWASHGSPQPGLILGIAVAAGLDAEAARTQMLAPDVVGILNQDRADVEAVGVRQTPTFFVNGKPLDPFGDVELRRLVSAEVAAVQN, from the coding sequence ATGAAACGCCGCGCCTTGATCTTGTCTGTGCTCGCACTTGGCAGTGCCAGCTTCGTCGGTGCCGCCTGGTATGTGAAACGCCAAGCGCCTTTGGAGAGTGCCCAATCTCTCGTCTCAGAGGGCAACGAGGTCCTTGTTCGGCCCTACTCACCAGTCCTTGGGCCAGAAAACGCACCGGTCACAATTGTCGAGTTCTTCGACCCCGCCTGTGAGGCCTGTCGCGCGTTTCATCCAATTGTGAAAGACCTCTTGGCGCAGCATGAACCCGCGGTTCGTGTCGTGATGCGTTACACGCCATTTCACGGTGCGGCATCAGAAGAAGCAATCCGAATCCTCGAAGCCGCACGAATGCAAGGTGTCTTCGAGCCTGTGCTGGAGGCTGTTTTGCGCGAACAGCCCAGGTGGGCTTCGCACGGCTCCCCACAGCCAGGTTTGATACTCGGAATTGCCGTGGCCGCAGGTCTTGATGCAGAGGCCGCGCGTACACAAATGCTTGCACCCGACGTCGTTGGGATCCTCAACCAAGACCGTGCGGACGTCGAAGCTGTTGGGGTGCGGCAGACACCAACATTCTTCGTAAACGGAAAGCCGTTGGATCCATTCGGCGATGTTGAGCTGCGGCGCCTGGTTTCGGCGGAAGTTGCTGCGGTTCAAAACTGA
- a CDS encoding disulfide bond formation protein B, with amino-acid sequence MARFSGEMALVLAWIVSLVATLAVLFIGEVLGQTPCVLCWFQRAFMFPLVVVLGFGLWWHDRRVGRYGLVLAVGGGAVALWHLGLYTGLIPEPIQPCSATGPSCTDSDQLFLGVPIPLMALVAFALIGLLSALSLKETHK; translated from the coding sequence ATGGCCCGCTTTTCCGGAGAGATGGCCCTAGTCCTTGCCTGGATCGTTTCACTCGTCGCCACACTCGCAGTATTGTTCATCGGCGAAGTGTTGGGCCAGACGCCTTGCGTGCTCTGTTGGTTTCAGCGTGCCTTTATGTTTCCGCTGGTTGTTGTCCTTGGTTTTGGTCTTTGGTGGCATGACCGCCGAGTTGGACGCTACGGTTTAGTGTTGGCAGTTGGAGGCGGAGCCGTCGCACTCTGGCACCTAGGCCTTTATACAGGCCTAATTCCTGAGCCCATTCAACCATGCTCTGCAACCGGTCCTTCCTGCACTGACTCCGACCAATTGTTCCTCGGCGTTCCCATCCCGTTGATGGCGCTCGTTGCGTTCGCTCTCATCGGCCTGTTGTCCGCCCTGTCACTCAAGGAGACACATAAATGA
- a CDS encoding MerR family transcriptional regulator, which translates to MLSIGGLAKKTGTKVQTIRYYEQIGLLPEPDRTEGGQRRYSNEQLDKLSFIRHSRQLGFSLEAIRELLDLCDHPNRPCDMADAIARRQLKQVEQRIARLQALHTELKRMVYECSGGRTADCRVLEVLRDHSECLTDHDEIGA; encoded by the coding sequence ATGCTCTCGATCGGCGGTCTTGCAAAGAAAACAGGCACGAAAGTGCAGACTATTCGCTATTACGAACAGATCGGGCTTCTACCAGAACCGGACCGTACTGAAGGGGGACAGAGACGCTATAGTAATGAGCAACTCGACAAACTTTCATTTATTCGCCATTCGCGGCAGCTTGGTTTTTCATTGGAAGCAATCCGGGAGCTCCTGGACCTCTGCGATCATCCCAACCGGCCCTGCGACATGGCAGATGCCATTGCACGTCGGCAGCTTAAGCAGGTGGAGCAGCGCATAGCGCGTTTACAGGCACTTCACACAGAATTGAAGCGAATGGTCTATGAATGCAGCGGTGGCCGCACAGCTGACTGCCGGGTACTTGAGGTGCTTCGAGACCACTCCGAGTGCCTAACTGATCACGACGAGATCGGAGCGTAG
- a CDS encoding transglutaminase-like domain-containing protein: MPDAAPLLAASQLLDYRAPSIVRLTEDRSWRRLPQYDRIGAIYDFVRNEIAFGYNRADNIPASEVLRDGYGQCNTKGTLLMALLRGVGITCRLRGFMIHKELQRGVVPDLIFPIAPQEILHSWVEVEFDGKWINLEGFILDDKFLSVLQQNFSGTKSLCGFGAGTDCLDAPPVRWEGHDTYIQETGIEQDFGVFETPDQFYSEHMQKFGRVRGLLYRFIIRHWMNTRVRAIRSGRLKPSRSAIHDHGGIADAA; this comes from the coding sequence ATGCCCGATGCTGCCCCCCTTCTTGCCGCCTCGCAGTTACTCGATTACAGGGCACCATCCATTGTCCGTCTGACTGAAGATCGGAGCTGGCGTCGTTTGCCTCAGTACGATCGCATAGGCGCGATCTACGACTTTGTTCGAAACGAAATCGCCTTCGGCTACAATCGGGCGGACAACATTCCCGCGTCTGAAGTACTTCGAGATGGATACGGCCAGTGCAACACCAAGGGAACGCTCCTAATGGCGCTATTGCGCGGTGTTGGTATCACTTGCCGCCTGCGAGGGTTCATGATTCACAAGGAGCTGCAACGTGGTGTCGTCCCGGATTTGATCTTTCCGATCGCACCGCAAGAAATCCTTCACTCCTGGGTCGAGGTCGAGTTCGACGGGAAATGGATTAATCTCGAAGGCTTCATTCTAGATGACAAATTCTTGAGCGTTCTCCAGCAAAACTTTTCCGGAACCAAGAGCCTGTGTGGCTTCGGTGCGGGCACCGATTGCCTTGACGCGCCACCGGTTCGCTGGGAGGGGCATGACACCTACATTCAAGAGACGGGCATCGAGCAGGACTTTGGTGTGTTTGAAACGCCGGATCAATTCTATTCAGAGCACATGCAAAAATTCGGACGAGTGAGAGGCTTGCTTTACCGGTTCATCATACGTCACTGGATGAACACTCGCGTCCGTGCCATTCGATCAGGACGATTAAAGCCCAGTAGATCTGCAATCCATGATCACGGAGGTATCGCAGATGCCGCATGA
- a CDS encoding cation diffusion facilitator family transporter yields the protein MPHDHHGHSHVHLDPQSGDRRVGVAIWANGLLTIAQIVGGLLAGSLALIADALHNFSDMAALIIAFAARKIARRPADERMTFGYGRIETVAALINYTTLIIVGLYLIYEGGMRLIEPPDVQGWTVVIIAGFALGVDALTAALTWSMQKGSQNIRALFLHNLSDALASVAVIVGGTLIILFDMRWVDPAVTIGIAGYILYLAVAEIGGPVRTLMLGSPLDIAGHDVVDLLRATSGVREVHHVHLWQMEENAPALDAHVVVEEVEWNQLEAIKLELKEKLSDSFGIVHTTLEFEREGVCEVDVPLFGHDQSFKET from the coding sequence ATGCCGCATGACCACCACGGGCATAGTCACGTGCACCTCGATCCTCAAAGCGGCGACCGCAGAGTCGGCGTGGCAATTTGGGCAAATGGCCTTCTGACGATCGCACAAATAGTGGGCGGCCTCCTTGCCGGAAGCCTTGCACTGATTGCAGACGCCTTGCACAATTTTTCAGACATGGCCGCGCTGATTATTGCCTTCGCTGCCCGCAAGATTGCGCGACGCCCTGCGGATGAGCGTATGACATTCGGCTACGGACGCATAGAAACAGTAGCTGCGCTCATCAATTATACGACCCTTATTATCGTCGGCCTTTACCTAATTTATGAAGGAGGAATGCGCCTGATTGAACCACCAGACGTCCAGGGCTGGACGGTCGTGATTATCGCAGGGTTTGCTCTCGGCGTAGATGCTTTGACAGCAGCACTGACCTGGTCGATGCAAAAGGGAAGTCAGAACATTCGTGCCCTGTTCTTGCACAACTTATCGGATGCTCTGGCGTCCGTCGCGGTAATCGTCGGCGGGACCTTGATCATCCTATTCGATATGCGATGGGTCGACCCCGCTGTTACCATCGGTATTGCGGGCTACATCCTCTATCTGGCAGTGGCGGAGATTGGCGGACCGGTCAGAACGTTGATGTTGGGTAGTCCCCTGGACATCGCAGGACATGATGTCGTAGATCTACTGCGCGCAACATCTGGGGTTCGCGAGGTACATCATGTACACCTATGGCAGATGGAAGAGAACGCTCCAGCTCTGGACGCTCATGTAGTCGTCGAAGAAGTTGAGTGGAACCAATTGGAGGCAATCAAGTTGGAGCTGAAAGAAAAACTATCAGATTCCTTCGGCATCGTTCATACCACTCTGGAGTTTGAGCGCGAGGGCGTGTGCGAAGTGGATGTTCCGTTGTTTGGGCATGATCAATCTTTTAAAGAAACGTGA
- a CDS encoding L,D-transpeptidase, giving the protein MTYLSRRSFLSGSACFASVVVSGCASDRAQIKPVPYSDDPAYISMYGAMPTERFPLPAINLKKVPKRFYRQQVDYNTPEKVGTLVVDTQNFYLYLVQENKKAMRYGVGLGRAGFEWSGRARIARKTEWPKWTPPDEMIEREPELEKWSWQNGGMPPGLENPLGARALYIFQGNRDTLYRLHGTAEYWTIGTAVSSGCVRLMNQDIIDLYGRVPVGSPIVVLS; this is encoded by the coding sequence ATGACTTACCTCTCAAGAAGATCCTTTCTTTCAGGATCGGCATGCTTTGCTAGCGTCGTTGTTAGCGGATGTGCCTCTGACAGGGCACAAATAAAACCAGTGCCTTATTCTGATGACCCAGCCTACATATCGATGTATGGCGCTATGCCAACCGAGCGGTTTCCGCTACCGGCAATTAACTTGAAAAAAGTTCCAAAGCGTTTCTACCGCCAGCAAGTTGATTACAACACTCCTGAAAAAGTGGGCACACTTGTTGTCGATACGCAAAACTTTTATCTCTACCTGGTTCAGGAAAACAAAAAGGCAATGCGATATGGAGTGGGGCTAGGTCGGGCCGGATTCGAATGGTCAGGACGGGCTCGGATTGCGCGCAAAACTGAGTGGCCCAAATGGACGCCGCCGGACGAAATGATCGAGCGGGAACCGGAACTCGAGAAATGGAGTTGGCAGAATGGTGGCATGCCTCCCGGGTTGGAAAATCCTCTAGGTGCACGCGCGCTTTATATTTTTCAGGGAAACCGCGACACGCTCTATCGCCTACATGGAACTGCGGAATACTGGACAATTGGCACGGCGGTTTCCAGTGGATGCGTCAGATTGATGAACCAAGACATTATCGATCTTTATGGACGCGTACCGGTTGGCTCACCGATTGTAGTTTTGTCGTGA
- a CDS encoding L,D-transpeptidase: protein MISRRNLLIGSIGAVGAVVVPAYAHDKKPFKIDPKFEPQSVRYFSYPSGTIVVDTKNHFLYLVQSFGRARRYGIGVGKAGLSLKGEAIIRRKAEWPSWRPTANMISRDPGKYRRYANGVPGGPNNPLGSRALYLYRNGRDTMYRIHGTTEPSSIGRSVSNGCVRMINAHVEDLYERVPLGTRVVVL, encoded by the coding sequence ATGATTTCCCGTCGTAATTTACTTATTGGCTCCATCGGAGCAGTTGGAGCCGTTGTCGTACCTGCTTATGCACATGACAAAAAACCGTTCAAGATTGACCCCAAATTCGAACCGCAATCCGTACGATACTTTTCCTATCCTTCTGGGACGATAGTTGTCGATACGAAAAATCATTTCCTCTACCTCGTTCAGAGTTTCGGCAGGGCGAGACGCTATGGAATTGGTGTCGGCAAAGCGGGGTTGTCGCTGAAAGGAGAGGCAATTATTAGACGTAAAGCGGAGTGGCCTAGCTGGCGTCCAACCGCAAACATGATAAGCCGTGATCCCGGTAAATATCGGAGATACGCAAATGGGGTCCCTGGTGGGCCGAACAATCCCCTTGGATCAAGGGCGCTTTATCTTTATCGAAACGGTCGGGACACCATGTACCGGATCCATGGAACCACCGAACCTTCCTCGATCGGGCGATCCGTCTCTAACGGCTGCGTTCGGATGATCAATGCTCATGTTGAAGATCTCTATGAACGCGTTCCTTTAGGCACAAGAGTGGTCGTTTTGTGA
- a CDS encoding heavy metal translocating P-type ATPase, whose translation MTITPDSSNLITRFRVEGMDCASCASKIDTALRRLPGIGEVAVSVPGASLVISHDGTVSDNQVMQRVRRLGYGITPFDESPALRDVDPEAPTVEAVSRNHASHNTERPWWRTRKALLTMACGILLVAAFSIGRLIPAAGPWVFLLAMLVGLVPVARRAYVAATLGSPFSIETLMTVAAVGAVLIGATEEAAVVVLLFLVGEMLEGVAAGRARASIADLADLVPKTAQLEQGNAISEVPADSLSVGDVIVVRPGDRIPADGKILEGSSEINEAPVTGESVPGRKAEGDMVFAGTISIDGVLRVRVAATAEDNTIARVVRLVEQAQESKAPTERFIERFSRYYTPGVLVLGALIASVPPVLAGADWSDWIYKGLAILLIGCPCALVISTPAAVAAGLASGARRGLLMKGGAVLEGFSAITAVAFDKTGTLTEGRPVVTDIRSFGSSDQQSLSLAAALEQGSNHPLALAILQKADSEKAPIPPATQARAVPGKGVEGRVGGVSVFLGSATAARDRVSMTDNQIAVADAFNAEGKTVSVLLVDNKVSALFAMRDEPRTDAIDGLASLKARGIRTLMLTGDNTRTATAIADALGIEPRADLLPQDKQRIVDELRADGLKVAKVGDGINDAPALAAADIGIAMGGGTDVALETADAAILHGRVMDVAQMISLSHAVMRNIKLNVGMALGLKALFLVTTVAGVTGLWPAILADTGATVLVTANAMRLLAWKGET comes from the coding sequence ATGACTATTACCCCCGACAGTTCAAATCTGATAACCCGTTTCCGAGTCGAGGGCATGGATTGTGCCTCGTGTGCGTCAAAGATCGACACCGCTTTACGCCGCTTGCCCGGCATCGGGGAGGTGGCCGTGTCCGTGCCTGGAGCAAGTTTGGTGATCAGCCATGACGGCACGGTTTCCGACAATCAGGTCATGCAACGAGTGAGACGCCTCGGCTACGGCATCACGCCGTTTGACGAATCCCCGGCCTTAAGGGACGTAGACCCCGAGGCGCCGACGGTAGAAGCCGTTTCGCGGAACCATGCGAGCCACAACACAGAGCGGCCATGGTGGCGGACGCGCAAGGCCTTGCTGACGATGGCCTGCGGCATTCTCCTTGTCGCCGCTTTTTCTATCGGGCGACTCATACCGGCAGCGGGGCCCTGGGTTTTCCTGCTGGCCATGCTAGTCGGCCTCGTCCCGGTGGCGCGCCGTGCGTATGTGGCCGCGACCTTGGGCAGCCCGTTTTCAATCGAAACGCTGATGACTGTAGCGGCGGTTGGAGCGGTGCTGATTGGGGCCACCGAGGAAGCTGCCGTTGTCGTCTTGTTGTTTCTGGTCGGTGAGATGCTGGAGGGCGTTGCCGCCGGGCGTGCGCGCGCGAGTATCGCTGACCTCGCCGATTTGGTGCCGAAGACTGCCCAACTCGAACAGGGCAATGCGATCTCGGAAGTGCCCGCAGATAGTCTTTCGGTTGGCGACGTCATCGTTGTGAGGCCAGGCGATCGAATTCCCGCAGACGGGAAAATCCTTGAGGGTTCGTCCGAGATAAACGAGGCGCCGGTTACCGGCGAGAGTGTGCCCGGGCGGAAGGCGGAGGGTGACATGGTTTTTGCTGGCACGATCAGCATTGACGGAGTGTTGCGCGTCAGGGTCGCCGCCACCGCCGAGGACAATACGATCGCCCGGGTGGTCCGGCTGGTCGAGCAGGCGCAGGAAAGCAAGGCGCCGACCGAGCGGTTCATTGAGCGTTTCTCGCGCTACTACACGCCAGGAGTTCTTGTCCTGGGAGCGTTGATTGCGTCGGTGCCGCCGGTCTTGGCCGGCGCCGACTGGAGCGACTGGATCTACAAGGGGCTCGCCATTCTCCTGATTGGCTGCCCTTGCGCCCTGGTCATTTCCACCCCTGCGGCGGTTGCCGCCGGTCTGGCGAGCGGGGCCCGGCGCGGCCTGCTGATGAAAGGCGGCGCCGTGCTTGAGGGTTTTTCAGCGATAACGGCGGTGGCTTTCGACAAAACCGGAACCCTCACAGAAGGCCGGCCTGTGGTTACTGACATCAGGTCGTTTGGGAGCAGCGATCAGCAGTCGCTGAGCCTTGCAGCCGCGTTGGAGCAAGGATCGAACCATCCGCTTGCTCTCGCAATTCTGCAAAAGGCTGACTCCGAGAAGGCACCCATTCCGCCTGCAACCCAAGCACGCGCGGTTCCCGGAAAGGGCGTCGAAGGTCGAGTCGGCGGTGTGTCGGTTTTTCTTGGATCCGCGACCGCTGCTCGCGACCGGGTCAGCATGACTGACAATCAGATTGCGGTTGCCGATGCGTTCAATGCCGAGGGCAAAACTGTTTCAGTGCTGCTTGTAGACAACAAGGTTTCCGCTCTTTTCGCCATGCGTGACGAACCAAGGACAGATGCGATAGACGGTCTCGCTTCCTTAAAGGCGCGGGGAATTCGCACGCTGATGCTGACGGGTGATAACACCCGAACGGCCACGGCAATTGCAGACGCGCTCGGCATCGAGCCGCGCGCGGACCTTCTACCGCAGGACAAGCAACGGATCGTCGATGAACTACGCGCGGACGGCCTAAAAGTTGCCAAGGTGGGAGACGGCATCAACGACGCGCCGGCTCTGGCCGCCGCGGATATCGGTATCGCCATGGGAGGCGGCACGGATGTGGCACTTGAAACTGCCGACGCAGCCATATTGCATGGGCGGGTGATGGACGTTGCCCAGATGATAAGCCTGTCTCATGCGGTGATGAGGAACATTAAACTGAACGTGGGGATGGCTCTGGGCCTGAAAGCGTTGTTTTTGGTGACGACCGTCGCAGGTGTAACCGGTCTTTGGCCAGCAATCCTTGCCGACACAGGCGCAACAGTACTCGTCACCGCAAATGCTATGCGGCTTCTGGCATGGAAAGGGGAAACCTGA
- a CDS encoding heparan-alpha-glucosaminide N-acetyltransferase — protein sequence MISPDNDYESLSNQRVLLIDTVRGIAIFGVVLFHIVWDLEFSGLIDGFAFHPVWLAFGRLLAGTFMFLVGVSLVLAHKKGLKFSRFVRRVTMIGAAAISISLVTWIAFPQTYIFFGILHAIAVSSLFGVLFLNLPALLSLISGTGLLILPQFVKLELFNTRWLAWIGVSSSPPPSNDFVPILPWAGLTLIGIFLAKIIYNKNGDSRSFPDLHNTKLTRILSWMGRNSLLIYLVHQPLLLVIILPVARMLR from the coding sequence ATGATTAGTCCAGACAATGATTACGAAAGTCTATCAAATCAGCGAGTTTTGCTGATCGATACCGTGCGAGGTATCGCTATTTTTGGCGTTGTGCTTTTTCATATTGTTTGGGATCTGGAGTTTTCGGGATTAATCGACGGATTCGCGTTCCATCCTGTATGGCTTGCATTCGGCCGCTTGCTCGCCGGAACCTTCATGTTTCTGGTCGGCGTGAGCCTTGTCCTTGCGCACAAAAAAGGGCTCAAGTTTAGCAGATTTGTAAGACGTGTGACGATGATCGGTGCAGCTGCGATTTCGATTTCATTGGTCACGTGGATCGCGTTTCCGCAGACTTACATTTTTTTCGGCATCTTGCACGCGATTGCGGTTTCTTCTCTTTTTGGTGTTTTATTTCTAAATTTGCCCGCCCTGCTCTCACTAATCTCGGGAACCGGCTTACTCATCCTGCCGCAGTTCGTAAAATTGGAACTGTTCAACACCCGGTGGCTCGCATGGATTGGCGTGTCTAGTTCCCCCCCACCCAGCAACGATTTCGTTCCAATTCTGCCATGGGCCGGATTGACCTTGATCGGCATTTTTCTAGCCAAGATTATTTATAACAAAAACGGCGATTCACGCTCATTTCCTGATCTGCACAATACCAAACTGACCAGGATCCTGTCTTGGATGGGGCGAAACAGTTTATTGATATACTTGGTTCACCAGCCATTGCTCCTCGTTATCATTCTGCCCGTTGCGCGAATGCTTCGCTAA
- a CDS encoding L,D-transpeptidase family protein, translating to MTIFMLLLAGCVGSSIEMESRGEIAIPHEVKALMRNKGVEGSDPVFIRIFKQESELEVWKKRRAGDYVLLKTYEMCRWSGDLGPKRAEGDRQAPEGIYEVTLGRLNPNSKYFLSFDLGYPNKLERAKGYSGTALMVHGACSSSGCFAITDEQITEVYALVRDALRAGQPSVQVQSLPFRMTPENLARHYDNPNLSFWLDLKEASTTFEVLRRPPEFRFCEGRYRFGAAKNPGADYGPLGQCPQLEPPPQKVSEKIAADLSSVEQLREGGGNIVSSYADGGMHSRFRNVLLEKGAEFLARKTSSSAVPVSRPKAALSDPYRPLLSQQ from the coding sequence ATGACAATTTTCATGCTTCTGCTCGCGGGATGTGTAGGTTCGTCAATTGAAATGGAATCGCGCGGAGAAATTGCAATTCCACATGAGGTCAAGGCGTTGATGCGCAACAAAGGGGTCGAGGGATCAGATCCCGTCTTCATCCGAATTTTCAAACAGGAAAGTGAGCTTGAGGTTTGGAAAAAAAGGCGCGCCGGTGATTATGTTCTTCTAAAAACATACGAGATGTGTCGTTGGTCCGGCGATCTGGGTCCCAAACGAGCCGAGGGTGATCGCCAGGCACCTGAAGGCATATATGAAGTCACGCTGGGGAGGCTTAATCCCAACTCCAAGTATTTCCTTTCATTTGATTTGGGGTATCCGAACAAACTTGAACGCGCGAAGGGTTACTCTGGAACTGCGCTCATGGTCCACGGAGCCTGCTCGTCTTCCGGGTGCTTCGCAATCACAGACGAGCAAATCACCGAAGTGTATGCTCTAGTTCGGGACGCATTGCGCGCCGGGCAACCTTCCGTGCAGGTGCAATCACTCCCTTTTCGTATGACACCTGAAAATCTTGCGAGGCACTACGACAATCCAAACCTCAGTTTCTGGCTGGATCTCAAAGAAGCTTCCACCACGTTCGAAGTCCTGCGGCGTCCGCCAGAATTCCGGTTTTGTGAAGGAAGATATCGTTTTGGCGCAGCAAAAAACCCAGGAGCTGACTACGGCCCCCTTGGACAGTGCCCGCAGTTGGAACCACCACCGCAAAAAGTTTCAGAAAAGATCGCTGCTGACCTAAGCTCAGTTGAACAACTTCGGGAAGGGGGCGGCAATATCGTAAGTTCTTACGCCGACGGTGGAATGCACTCTAGGTTTCGAAATGTTCTTTTGGAAAAGGGAGCTGAATTCCTCGCGAGGAAAACATCGAGTAGCGCCGTACCGGTTAGCAGACCAAAGGCAGCACTGTCCGACCCATACAGACCTTTGCTGTCGCAGCAATGA